In Setaria viridis chromosome 5, Setaria_viridis_v4.0, whole genome shotgun sequence, the genomic stretch CTCCCGCTCTCTCCGGTTTCTGGCTGCGTCTAATAACACGTTTCCGCAAGTAGCGGGGACGATGGAGTCAACTAACGATCGCTGATGTAGTGATGTACGTAACAGCGTTTCTGATGCAAAGGTTCCGGAATGGTATAGGCACCGCATGGACGCGCGGCGCGCTGGGTGTTTTATTCTTCGCCGAAGGTAGCTTGTGTGTACGTAGCAGCGCTGGTACCAGCTTCGTTTCTTCCGTCGTGCGAGAACAGAAACAAGGCGTGGTCCGAAGAAGACTAGAATGTTGTTCAACTGCATCACCGACCCAAGAGGAGTCTTTTACCCTGTTCAAAGTTCTACCTTCTACGCTGCCACCTTGCGTGCGTCCCATCATCATGAGGGTTACTGCACAGTCTGCACCTCATGGGTtagctatgtttttttttaggaaataCTGGGTTAGCTATGTGTAGTAATAAggtaatagtttttttttaaaaaaaatattaaggTAATAGTTCGGCGAGCACGATCATTCACCACCACATGCATCGGTTGGATGGTTGAGATGTCGTGACTAGACATGATTTCAGGTTGTTGTCCATCAGCATCGAAAGTATTGCAGGCATTTATGTCGTGTAAATCGATGGGTGCTGTCGCTTTTTTTGGTTGTCATGACAGAGTGTTCTCTCATTTCGCAGGATGCGCGTGTACAAGCAAAGGACTGAAGGAGCACTTCACTTGAGTTTGTCAGTTTACTGGGCTTTGCCGTACGTTCAGTTCAGCCCACCCAAGTAGGCCCAGTTAGTCCAACGGAATCGTGAATGACGAGCTTTTGTTGGTTGTTGCGTAAGGGCCTGACTACAACacgttaaagtttaacacccatcaaagtttaacacccatcacatcaGATAtctgaatgctaattagaagtattaaatatagactaattataaaactaattgtatagatggagtgtaattcacgagacgaatctattaagcttaattagtctttgacaatgtggtgctacagtaaccatttgctaatgatggattaattaggcttaatagattcatcttgcgaattagcataaggttctgcaattaattttataattagctcatgtttagttctcctaattatcatccgaatatccaatgtaatattgttaaagtttaacacctcgtattcAAACACCATGTAAACGCTACAATACTAACGAGTGATGAGCTCCCCTGTCTCATCACCCGCTTGGCTACTGTCTcttggcccttgtttacttcacccccaactcccacctttgacactatgcaaaaagaagattccccgtcacatcaaacttgcagtacatgcatagagtactaaatgaagacgaaattaaaaaactaattgcacagttttgttgtactttgcgagacgaatcttttgagcctaattagtcaatgtttggacaataatttacaaatacaaacgaaacgctacagtattgcTACATGAATTTGGGTTGCTCAAAGTTAGGCAACTCAACAAGGCCGATGTCGATGACGCCAATCTTACTTCGCCAGCCACGCCACACTTTCACCCTGTTGGCGTGCGCCCCTATCTCCACACTGGCCCACAGATTGTCTCGCCGCGCTACGCTATCTTCGTCGGGCCGGCCTGGCCTGCCGCCACACTGACCCCTATCAGCCTCCCCTCCAAATTAACCATGGGCACGTTGACATGAAGAAGATGAACTGCAGCACAACGCGAGATCACCTATAGTAATATCACGTTCCTTTTGCGACGCCGTGACTCCCAGTCCCGCATGCGATCGATCTGAAGACCCTGGTACGGTCCAGCAGGCCTACGTGGAAGAAAATTAGGTGCGCACCGGATGTAAACCGCATCCGGTGCACACCCGTGCGCTCGCGTGACGTGTGGACGCCAATTCAAATCCGACGGGAGCGCTCGCGATACTCGTCCAGCGGCTCTCGCTCGCTCCGGGAACCGCGTGCGCCAgcggctcgctcgctcgctcggctgTATGGCTCGCGAATCGCACGGCTGCATGGATGCGTTTTCTCTGCCTGGAAGGAATTAACGCCAGCTAATCGCGCAGCAGTCGCGCgtgtcctcctcctcggtgcTGCCGCTGTCAGTCCAGCTCAGCCGTCGTCTTCTTCGTCAGGTGGTAGTATCATTTCGACATGAGCTTGGCTCTCAAGGATGAATTGGCGCGGTAATTGGAATCAAATTAATCCATTGATTAGTAATTAACAGCAGTGTGCTAATGGAGTACGGAGGACTACTAGAGTAATTAGCTAGTCAACACAGGCTTTGCATCTGGCTACCCCAGCTGGATGGTTAGTCCGGGCCTTGGCTATGCATCGATCAACAACAAAatgctttgcttgatttgatTTGGTTTGTTTTGGGGGGCTCGCTGAATGGGCGAGGAGCCGAGGATGACATCAGAACACTTCTGATTCAGCGAGCGAGCCGTGCGATTAGCTGGCGTTAATTCCTTCCAGGCGGAGAAAACGCATCCATGcagccgagcgagcgagcgagccgcTGGCGCACGCGGTTCCCGGAGCGAGCGAGCCGCTGGACGAGTATCGTGAGTGCTTCCGTCGGATTGGAATTGGCGTCCACGCGTCACGCGAGCGCACGGGTGTGCACCGGATGGGGTTTGCATCCGGTGTGCACCTAATTTTCTTCCTACTAACGGGGGCTGTACCCGCCCCTACCTACAACTAATGACCCACCCCACCTCATATATTTAACTAGTCTACCCACCCTGCCCTGCCCCACCGAGCACGGGTGCAATGGGTTGCAGCTGCCTGGTGCCCTTTTACTTGCAGCACCTACACTAGCACTGTTAAGAAACTTTGCGATTTTCATATCTCACCTTGTTACATCTCAGGACTCGGAATATGCAGAAGATACATACAACTAGTGCAAGTGCACATTGCGAACATGTGAATATAAGAGAACACATGTACAAAGATGATCCCATCAGTTTAACATGCATGGAAGACGCATGACAGTACGACATGACATGGCACACGCATAAGTAAATATCCAAATTAAACTCAATGTCTAGTGTACAtaaacaaaaatatttataatcCAAGTTCCCCAATTTTGCTGTTGGAACATTTGCAGAGACAGAGGCAAAGTTTCTTCAATCAGCgatgtaaaaaaataaaaggaaaagattcaGTACGGAACACAATGTGCTGTATGATAGTTTCATATTGGATTGTTCGTGAAACAGAAAACAATAGCATACTGCTAACTAAGCAACTCCACACAGGACATTGTTTGTGCCATTTGAGCTTCTTCGAACTCCCCCTTCTGGAATGCACACAATGATAGATAGAAACATAATTATGTCAGGTGGCTGCAGATGCAAAGGCAAACACAGAAAAATCTAGCATATTATTTAGAAAAACTCACAACAATGACATGCAGACAGATATATGCAAGATGCAGAAAATATTGTCAACTCTTTTGGATTACTGGAGATGTATAACATGTGTACCAGGTCAGTGCACTACTGCAGTAAATATTCAGAGGTGAATGAAATGTTGCAAAAAAATTCAGAGATGGAACTGAAACACCATGTCAGTGAACTGAAACTACTAGCCAGGATCACTGCACTTGTATTTCCGGACAGCATCCTAGTAGCGGTTCATGTAAGACAAGACAAATATTTCTTTAGACAGCCAAATCCTCCTTATCCGAACACAAAAACAAATGCCAAGCGACAGTCTTGTAGATTGGTAGTCCTGTACACATCTTTTccgaaaacaaaaacaaatgccATCGACATCCAAAAATAATAGACATGATCAGCCAAATCCTCCTTTTCCGAACACAAAAACAAATGCCAAACGACAATCTTGTAGATTGGTAGTCCTGCGCACATCTTTTCCGAAAACAAAGACAAATGCCATCGACATCCAAAAATAATAGACATGACCATTAACTGAGAAACTTCACAAGAATATAGGCCTGCTAATGGGGGCTTAACAGGCACTTTTTTAAGCTGCAGAAGCTGATCCTAGCTACATGATTAGTTCATCAGACTATACAGATTAGTTCAGAAATTAACCAGCGATGATCCTAGCTACATGATTAGTTTATCAGACTTTCAGTCAACATAACACCCGATGATAGAATATCATATTAGTTGAGTACCTTTAGGATCCATTTGAGCTTCTCAAAGTTCCTAACTTGCTCCTGGACTACACAGATAAGGATAATTATGTCAGGTTGTGCTATTCTGTTTCTATACTAATCCTATTTATACAAACCAATAATTTAGAGAGAACACGCCGATTTACTGCTGTAAACTACTGACTATTTGACAATGTATATCCATAATCTTTCATTGAGACTAACACTAACAGTAACAACAACCTAAACCTTTTGAGAAGTGTAAATCAGATGAGCAGATACACATATTTTGCAAGATTGTCGGATGCACAGTATCCAATTTTCTTCATTAACTTGCATTTGACCATTCGTAGTGAATTGGAAACAGAACATATACACATATATTTTGCATTCCGTTGGAGAGAGACAGATCGTAGTGAATTGTAGAGAAAAGGGAAGGAGGCGCACCTTGACTTCTCGAAGGGACCTGGTGCCGGTGTGGTTCCTGGGACGGGATCTGTTGGTGCAACCTTGATTGTTGCCGGTGTGGTTCCGAGAGAAAAAGGAACATGCTGGGTTGGAGGCCGACGAATCCGGCGTCAGCGCGGTACTCGGCGACTTGGCCGGCGGCGCTCAGTATGGAGGCCTCCCCCATAGATCTAgcaagaaggggaagggagtGAGCCGTTGAGGAGAACAGGAAGGGGTgatgcggaggaggagatggagagggaAGATGGGAGAGAAATACCTCGATCCGTGGCCGTCGGACGAGGATCTTGcacgggaggggcggcggtgtcACCTTCTACTTGCGGGCGCAAGGACGCGCCGACGCGAGGTGCCCCGTGCCCCATGAGCCGCTGCGCGAGGTCAACAAAATCCGTACTAACCCGCTCCCGACCCGCAAATGCAGCAGACCCACCCTGCCCCGACCCACTGGCCTCTAAACCCACAACTACCCATGCAAACGAACCCCACGCAACAACCCGATCTGAAATCCCCATTTGTCCCCGCCCCACTAGCAGGCCTACTGTCTAGCTAGTCGAGATATGGTACTGGACTCTGGAGAGACTTTTGCCTTTGGCAATCAGGTCAGAATTATGGCGCCCAAACATAACCAAACTGTTAAGCCCATAATGTCGCACGGTCGCCGGGTGGCCGCTTGGTAGAGTCGCATCGCACGCACGGTCGGCTGCTAGCTGCCGTTTCCGATCCGCTGCCTGGTGGAGAGCAGCACGGGCGCACGGCTGCAAACTGCACGCTCGCCGACGTCCAAGTTGCCCGAGAGTGCTCGACTGCTCGCCTTGCCAGCTGGTGCTCGTCGTGATCGGCAGGCCAGCAGTAGCTCACGGAGTCACTGTATTCGTCCGCGCCGGAGTACATGAGGGCCCAAGAGATGACGTGCTTGTGACGAGTCAGCGTCGTTAAACAAAACACCACCATGCCATTTTTAACCGAGACTGACGACAACACGTGACGTACGTTTATTCTGCTACTCCACATAATAGTAGCAACGACGAGTGGCATGTTAACTGATAACCGTTCTACACCGAGCTAAGAACGGCTACCGCCTACACATACGGACGCTCCACGTAACAAGGGTCTAGAACAACGATCTCGCGCCAGCTCCAGGCGTCATCAGACGTCGTCGGACCAGGTGACGGGCACCTCGCCGACGTTGGTATCGAGCCCGAGCGCCTTCCACACGGCGGGCGACGTGACGACGACGTTGCACCCGCACCCGCGCCGGGAGTCGCACTCGTCCACCACCTCGGCCTCCACGGCGCGCCTCGTGCGCGCGCTCGCGAAGCGGATCCGCCTATGgcatcgccgcccgcccgcgtaCCACCCCGTGGAGAGCGCCGCCAGCATGTCGCGGTCGCTGTGGTAGCGCCCGTCGCACGCCGCGGGCAAGCCGCCGTCCTCGTCCTGCTGGAACTGGAAGCCGCTCACCGTCATCGCCGCCGGGGTGCCGCCGCGCTCCggcacggccggcgacgagcagttgctggggtggtggtgggggtgccCCTTCTCGTGGCGCATGCCCGGCACCGACAACGCGACGTCGGCGCCTCGTCGTTGTCACCAGAGCCGCACGGCGGGTCCGGCTTGTCGGCGTGGTGCCGGGCCGCGGCGCACGACGCGAGCATATGCAGGGAGCGCGGCCAGTACCGGAGCAAGCTTTGTGCTCGCCATTGCTGAGCTCTCGTGCTCGCTCGCTTATCGCTCAAAGATAGCTAGCCGGCCTAGCGCAACACTTGCCGTGGCCCGTAGGGGGCTTGGGTTGCTGGCGGGCTGGTACGAGATGTGCTCGCTTAAATATGTGCGTGCTGCAGGCGAAGCAACGGATATATAAATACTCCTACTTGCACAGTTACACGCGTGCTCGCTAGTCGCTAGCTTGGCTTAGCCTTGTGTAGGCGTGTGTGCTTTGTTGACGAACAAAGATACGAAATTCCATTTCAGGAGATAAGTACGACGTCGTTTCGTGAGCCCAGTTTTGCATAGTTATTAAGATTGAGAATTAGGTAACTGTGCCAGTGGAGTATCGtagggatgaaactcctctcacatatgatgaaattcTCCTCATAAATaaccttgccaagtcagcaaaattgctgatgtagTATAAAATTTATTGTCCATAAAACTCTTCATAAAACTtcattgagactggccttatGCTCGATGCACCACACGGGATTAATGTCTCTTTTGGAGGCAGAAACAAATTACGTTTGTAAAAACGATGTTCTTGAATTTCATGGTGTCGCTAATCTTACAGCGGTAATAACTGAGATGAATTGGCGGCCCATACGAGTGGAACAAATGGCAGAGTTTGTCATCCTGTATATGGGACTGGTACAGAATGTTCAACTCACTAACCAGGAGGACAAAATCAAATAGAGGTGGACTGCTAATGGATCATACACCTCTAAGATCAGCTTACCAAGCACAGCTAAGGGGAACTTACAGTACCTTTGAATGCAAAGCCATTTGGCAAGCTCATGCTGAGGCCAAGCATAAGTTTTTTGCGTGGTTGTTGATACAAAGCAAGCTTTTAACAGCTGATTAGATGGTGGCTAGAAATTGAGAATGTGAAACGGAATGCCCATTATGTGATCAAGCAATAGAAGCAACAGTGCATCTGTGCCTCCAATGCACCTACGCTAAAGAGGTATGGATGCTAGTATCTAACTGGACGGGGGAATAATCAGCATACCGGAAGATGAAGATGTAGAAGTGGAACAATGGTGGCAGCGATCACTTGCGGCATTCAACAGGAAGCAAGGCCGATCGGTAGCAGCGTACCTCATCCTCACTGCATGGAACATATAGAAGGAGCGCAACCGGCGAATATTTGAAGGAAAATCTCTACGACCAATGCAAGTATTCGACATGATACAAGAtgatcactagtagagaactgactctCGATGCGTCCCGtttttgttggcgctagaaatcggccgaccgaatccccagcgccttaacacacgacccgggagaatctgcttaactcctgttcgggtgattgccctggtgcggttcgcgcggcgtgccagccaatctgacctattgattggcaaggaagagaacgtgtcagatccagaagtcgcgatcggctaaatttccgatctcgagagagcttatcagcgaatcggccgatttgccgtaataaagaaatcggctatgaagcagccgattaccaggcagcgtGAATGAGAACTATTGGAATAATCagtacaacgctacagtagcaacactaggaacagatctagtcggctatgcgtaaaataagtaaattaaacggcaaaatatgagaaaagccgaaattgccgattcctagctggataactggtgatagaactagaaaaacaggtaaaacctacaattctagtaaatatcgataactagtgaataaatctaaatgaaacaacagcgatgcgcccgaagttaaagcttagaatttactcggtaaacggaacttacaagatcggccggaggtcaagttgatgcagccccgccaacccgtacgaactcgtgaaaaataagaaagtatttggcgaagttgcctgcttgaaagtaagtacgaggaaatagtagtttgttgtattgagttgttgataattacagatctacaaaagtggctatttatagccccgtacagacgacttcttatctgactagaactctatccctaattcaaatggaaacgaatatttacaagtacgactcgtactaggtcggttattatacgcttcatgggctgattcccttttcatctttataatcctttccaagcccataccggtccaattattccaacctcccaatcggccgatttcctcatcggcaaggggtaaccgatcgggaaccgggtgcgtccgatccaaaccccagGGGTCAAGTGAGGCGGAATTCTAAAGAtctatcggccgatcctggactgtagcatcaaccaaccgatctttaactgtagcgccactcggccgatttccaactgtcacccctgTATCCTGCTGTATCTTCCCATTTCTTCTTTCCCTGACGCCaattttactcgtgtcgaaatctggcgtcaacacatgccccccagtttcggagtaaaacatagtctttacttcgaaattcttttcaacttcctttccgaaacaaccgcaatgaaaatatccttccgtttcgcggtcttcaacctgatgattgcaatcttttcgaaacgggcgcccacgacaaccactactcccgaaaaactcgaaacgccggcgtggtaaaaattccatttttacccttcctCAGGccccctttaaatatcagcacatcccgcacttcctttcgagctcacgtccttcttcctcagcgcacgAGCCTTCTTCTTTCCCCAGCACTTTTCCTTAGTTCCACAGTATTCCGGCATCGTCTTCCTGTcacctttcttcctcccctccaatggcggcaccttcaggcacctcacccGCGCGCGATGCTCCAGAAATAGCGCCTCCGGCGGAGGTAGCGACAGTGGTGGCCCCGTCgtcggaagaaggagctccattaGCGAAAGTCGAAGCTTCTtccgagatcccaatggcgatcccaatggcggcctcatcctccgcagctgcaccggcgatcccgccgactacaaggaacttcatccccGAGGTCATCACCGAATCTTTCCTTTATCGGTAatacatttactttagatctatttcttactttcgcaccccctttcctttcttaggcggttagacatcgcatcaccattcatcttacgggaaatcccggccttgtttgcctcggacccatggggaacccagatccaactgagctaatcaatttggaaacccataggatcacttcaaacaatccaccatgaacctggatcactggttgggcacctttaggtcttggccaaatgaaacccccggttggagggaatggtaccagcgaaTAGCCGCAcccaagagggtccaatgggacgaactcaaaatcggccaatgcatcaacctatcgttgtcccaaatggagagaaatgaaccattagtgatggcagcctcttacttttggtctgatgccctcaatgcattcttgttcggacatggacctatgacccccacactggccgatgtggttctgctgactggcctggacatttcctccccggacacccctttccgccttttaACCGCAACATCGCATCGACTGGACATGAGGGGAAacggcgggtggaaaggctttattagatgcaacaaaagggccggatctgttgagaacagagagcacacaaccttcctaatgatgtggttggagaaacacttcttttgcgggagagcagctggcccatcaaccaacacccaagctttaGCCAAAGCATTATTAGTAGGGACTCCTGTccctcttggaaaacacttgctaggagcggcataccacatgcttcaccaaattagcatcaaactatccaaaggggagccgattggaaatccaggcggaccctggtggttcattaacttgtggctgaacctgtatatgagcaagatttctgagcagagggtggaacacatgacgttccccagcATCGAATCGGTAGAGgatcccactgtccgacgccgatgcacatctttcggcgaagcggcatcggccttccccGGTTGtctgtactctgctaccaaagtggccgagtacttccggtTTTTTACAACggttttaatgaagatgcaaccgtctggtttccttatcggcgagatgaccccatctttgagctcccttcttgctttgacTCAACTACCGGCCGATTCGACAAAGACCTTGCAGATGATTTAATCAAACCGGGAATCCtgccggccaacttcttctcagggaaagatgctcctacgtatgagttgtacaatccctctgctgcagcacgtcaattcggcatgggtcagctgccgattcaagcgTACTTCGCCGGACGAgctaagttcagagatgagctcacaaaaGGTCTTGATTATAGTCGGCTGCGGGATCGGGtcccagactccagcaccattgacctgaaggactggatagtagctcccttcgctgtccaaccattcaagctctggtgggccgaatggaaacaatacctGTTCTGCAACTCTGCgtcgacatactgcaatctcctggatccgaccaacatcgacccgaacgccgaggtattttttccTAATCAATTTTCACTCCTTTACCAACGCGGTTGAATACGTATACTAACATTTTGCTATTGCTTCAGTCTGAGAACCGTGTTCCCCCaacacgcagccggagtggtcggccgatagaagaccatcatccatacaccatctTTCCCCTTATCGGCTTCGacgccccttccgtggatgtaaTCGCCGGCTGATCGAAGCAGGCACAGAAGaaagttaccaagaagaccagtcgccgagttcgaGCTTGTATAGAATCGGCTGACCCCCCTGCGATcatatcggcagaaacttcggccgcacTGCCTCTTCAAGCTGCCAGAGCAGTAGATACTCAAGTTGTctcacaagctggggcagccgctgcatcattactgttggaggctatgcaggtaaactcatTACCCAACCCTTCCGATTGATGTCCCTGCACTGActcttcttatcttagactgcacagatcaCTTCCATGGACCCACCACAATcagcagcaacccaatcggttaTCGACGCACCTTCGCTTCCATCCGCCGAGGTATAACACTCTTTGACCGATTTTCCTAGTATTTGGATAATGTTCTCATTCAATCCTTTGACACAGGTCACTGGTGCGTTGAACGCCCCTCTTAACCAACCAACGGTCATCTCCctggaagctggtccaagcacagcaccaatcatcatagagtcttcttcttctgatgaaccaatggcaccagcccctgaatcgaggataacggctccccaaatgcagcttgaggaaatccgattcaaggaggtaagagacttttCACCCttacttagccgatttgctaccaccatcggctgatttgtttttcttcttgacttattatttccaggaacaggatacccccaacaacagtctcttctcatttgcggtcgcactctctgatgacgaggaagtcgcctctcgccaagtcactttgagctccatccctgatgacgtccgcaCCAAACTcaccagcatccgatcccttcttcaagaagacatcggccgattagtagaagacaCCTCGCCGATTCgacagctctttggtgacgtcagcgggcgggtaccagaagaagcggaggaagccttggcgccggccgcgtatatcgagtcgatgaggatcccggttttcagggccctgcgtcacatggccgatcgcgccaagttggccaagactcgtgaagaggaagatgcgtacaagcgtcaggcccaagaggtgcaccaacgaATTC encodes the following:
- the LOC117856428 gene encoding putative ripening-related protein 6 is translated as MRHEKGHPHHHPSNCSSPAVPERGGTPAAMTVSGFQFQQDEDGGLPAACDGRYHSDRDMLAALSTGWYAGGRRCHRRIRFASARTRRAVEAEVVDECDSRRGCGCNVVVTSPAVWKALGLDTNVGEVPVTWSDDV